The genomic DNA gaggctgAAAATttacacgctaaatcgcttggtggaacgtctttgtcggtagggtgataactagtcaAGGTAGCAACCCCCCTCCCCTAAACCAGACCTGGACCcgttcagaaaacctcaatcggcctatccgaggatcggacccaggacctctgtcttgtaaatccacagcgcatacaactgcgccacggaggccgtcttgcCGTCTTCAGACGGCAAGCACATCACTAGCGTCACGGTGAACTTGGCGAACGTTGTACGCGCCGCGTACTGCACACACTGGCATATTAACGCTAAGCACATTGGTGACTTGCCTGCCACATATGTATATTGTAGATCAATATTGACCAATATGCTTAGCTTATGATGTTATCAAACTAGACTAAGTATGCCATATTAGCCCACGCACCCTTCCCTCTTATCGCTTAGCTGACCAACCGCGGGCGGCGAAACGTAAACGCGGCGTCGCCTAACAGTAGCCGAGTCGTCACCTGGTTGACGGCGAGGCGATATGATTACGATCCCTTTCAGTGCCAATATATGTACTATGACCTTAAGACTAACACACTAGCCTGGACtagatacaatacaatacaataacagcagggctagcacgggcaagggaaaaatttatccacggggagaggataaaacgtttatcccccacactcgttttatccactcaccgcgcatgggcacgccggtggatataatacccccggtggataaacggagggaaagacttgtcaacccatttgtatatatcttataaattggcattaggtatattaatagtccgaaataaacgtaaatttgataatatttggttattttatgcatattatttatctgttttctgttggcattgttttgtttggtgattgttttttgcggtggtttgtagtaggtatctatagtatctatcatactagcggacccggtcaagcttcgttgtgacataagtgcacttattctctatccctactctacccttctttacctctacccctgccctacccctgccctacccctaccctacccctgccctacccctactctacccctgccctaccctacccctaccctaccccacccctaccccacccctaccccacccctaccccacctctaccctacccctaccctaccccacccctaccccacccctacacaacccctacccctaccctacccctaccccacccctaccccacccctaccccacccctaccctaccccacccctacacaacccctaccacacccctaccccaccctaccctacccctaccctacccctaccccaccccatattgcgaagcaattgttaaagaccaaaacatgcgagacataattgtttttttaagtaaagttttatccccacatcaacttcacagggataaatttatcgcgtttaaatgtcaaaagtcccaaagtatatcattttatccactccatatgccatagtcgaggaaaagatctccacgcgtaatgtcaatcggggattaatttgtctttcccttgtaaccatgctatgacgggtggatttatatccttagtcagtggatataatgggtggataaaaattttatcccttgcccatgctagcccggctggGAAGGGAATCAAACTATAGATGCAAGCACAAACAGCAGGCAAAAATTGTGGCAAATAGGGAGTTTTCAACATTATATTCATATGTAAATATTAACGGTACTATATTTCACACCCATCTTGACGTAATAACCTTAGTAGGTTGTAATATAAAGCCATAGAAATGATGTTAGAGATTTCCACCTAGCTTCAACAGTTTTTATTATGAGTTATGACGCAAGTATTTATCATTACAtcataatataggtaggtacatataatcaTAGACTTAAAACTTTCATTATAGATTAAGTAATTAtatcttggcaacttcgttcgtaacactcccgatggtccgcgcgggccggggggcgtctAGTGATGATTGAATAAataaaggggtgaaataggggttaaaagtttatatggaaagtccttaatttttagagttacaattttaaaaatttgttcaaaaatcttaaataaaatacgaaatataatgtgattcaagaattttaaaaattcaacccctaaagtggtgaaatagggattgaaagttaacattgattttattttatcccagtattggataaaataaaatgaatgggCACTATGCAggtaaaaccgcagggcgttgGCTAGTATTAGATAACAATGATATCAAGtatgtgaaattttgtaatttttcaattaaatatgatattacaaaatacatttttggaaattttgGTTTATTACACatcaatttacatatttatattcatatttacCCCTTTAAAATGTATGTCTATTGTCTggatttgaaaatttgtttataacatTAGGAGTAAATTCTATACTCACCATATTCACCAAAGTTTATCAATGGTATATCATATACCCTGGCGCAATGCTGAGCTAGTCTTATGCCTGCCCAGATTATTAGCAGCCCTAGTGTGGAGTCCAGCATGAAATTAACTATGTACCTACAAACAATCAACAATTGTATAAATTATCtttcataaaaatggaaccaacttcaaagatgtatttcagttattttgattttaacacaaaattactaaaccgaaaTTAAACCGAAaccacaaaattactaattcgaagcctcaatagctcaacggtaagagcggttggactcatcaccgaggggtggtagttcgatcctcaccccgttggtctattgtcgtacccactcctagcacagtcttttccgactagttggaggggaatgggaatattggtcatattataaaaaaatatggcaaatattcttttaaaaaaaaaaaaaaaaaaaaccaattttaatgaaaatgaaatgggaccaatctggaagtactctttcaaacaaaaaaagaaatccaAAATTGGTTCATAAATGACAGCAagcacattaaaaataaaaattttaataaaaaaaattcaaccgacttccaactcaaaaaataactttaactaaaaagcaaaaaataacatcctacctatgtgctaccttctgatcagtttgaaggcggtgccaagccagtgatgttttaattaaatacgtttaaactacaaaatttctgtggttatttcagaaatagctttaattaaaacacgacactggcttggcaccgccttcaaactgatcagaaggtagcacataggtaggatgttattttttgctttttagttaaagttattttttgagttggaagtcggttgaattttttttattaaaatttttatttttttatttttagtgttagcatacccactgcgtgtgtacaatcacaacctatctaactggaaagttctcatcaatacaaattgatcaagtccaaacacaaggtagctactgtgaaccgtcgaggagttctctgcactgtccctcgtcttcatcaccagacccttaatacagtcacaatccttctaggtggaatgttctcatcaatacaaatttatcaagtcaaaacacaaggtagctactgtgaaccgtcgaagagttctcttcactgtccctcgtcttcatcatcagacccttaatacagtcacaatgcatctaggtggtaagttctcatcaatacaaatttatcaagtccaaacacaaggtagctactgtgaaccgtcgaggagttctcttcattgtccctcgtcttcatcaccagacccttaatacagtcacaacctatataggtggaaagtactcatcaatacaaattaatcaagcccaaacaaaaggtgactgctgtaaatccttgacgagttccatcgtctgtgtttcggctccatcatcagaccaactccaaaccttcataaagttgtagtggtttaaaataccttatggaaacactaacaaacgtactagccgtctctacaactttcgaaagttcccctcaatttctccaggatgccatcatcagatcctgacatgaaaaaaatgggaccaccctggaagtaaaccctacaaaacaaaaaaagaattttcaaaatcggtccataattgacggaattatcgctggacatacataaaaaaaaaaaaaaaaaaaaaaacatacatacagccgaacgtagaacctcctcctttttggaagtcggttaaaaaagatatgtgttgaattgagaacctcctttttttgaagttagttgataataatttgtacattttattttatactggcCATTTTTTGGGATTAAAggtttttaatggtttttattCAGTTACAAAAATAGCTATAAGGTTTGCTTAAATGAGCCGTCATCCATGCAGGAGAGGGGAGACAGAAGAGAGTGAGAGTAGTGTGGACAACAGTACCAACAACAATGAAGGAAGAATATGTCTGCCTTCTCCTCTAATACTCTGTTGCCACACATCTTCAAAGATGAGGACTTATATGATGTTATATTATACaacaaaactaaaaactaaaactgtGGTGGTACAATATCTTACCATGTACAAGGGTTTCCTGTGAGGTACGGTGAAAGCCATACATTTGCTGCATGAATAAGAAAAGCTCCGAGACCTTGTTTTGAAGTGTCATAGAACCAAATCAGCCATGGTCTCCTAGCATAGCGAGGTTCACAGAATCTTttaccttaaaaaaaatataaatattgtttattgatCGCATCAAGTCACAAAGCTGTGACAAATGGATATTGGGGTCGCAAGGTGCTGGATCAATGACTCCCTCCACACTAAATTAAAAGGACCAACATCAATTGGATAACAGGGAGTTGCTGGACACAGCCGAAGAACTCCTTAAAAGAGGTTTATGTACGAAAGTGACCACAAAAACTGTTCATATAGAAGTATATACCTATGCACTACAAGCAATACTAGATAATCCTAACATTATAAGTGTAAATGTACATTTTCcattatcattaaattttgtgttattttattgtcagagtatgtattttatgtattatttatagtaCATTAAAGACATACATAAGTTATAAAAAGGACATATCACATTAGTTATCTACTAAGTATTAAAAGCAGTACATACTAATTTTGAACAACAACATTAAAACATATATtacttaagaaaaaaaatatctaataatatatcaGATTTCAgtgaaaaaacaaatattgaatataaattttttttcttaaggaATAAATGTTTTAGTATTGTTGTTCAAAGTTTTGTTGATTGTGTATATGTTACATGTGAATCTGAAACATGGAACAATTGGAGTAGCTTTGGATTGgaggctgggccaattgaggtttccTTCATCACttgcgattgtagtcaaaagctaacttgtaataaaaaacaaaaaataaaaaattataacaacgGTCTTAAGTAAAGTCGCAAacataaattaagttttaatattaaatagtattatttttttaatagttgttgttataaatattgtattctgtagtcatttgtgataaaaatataatttcattaatttttattgacaatttttttttattactaagtTGAACCACAGAACTTGGAGTAGCTAGAGCATTAGCAAATGCTGCGCAAGACATTGACAATGACTCAAAGGTTATCCTTTCGCAATGCCTACTTTTCTTACCAATTAGGCATGTAAACGCCAAGACTGCCAAAAGGAATTGCATAAACCAGCCGTAAGTGTCCGTAAGTGCATCTTTAGAGCAATGTGGCTCAGACCAGATGATCGTAGAATAATCGGAGGAGttattcatttttcatttcctCTTCTTCAATATTCAAACGTAATAAATATCgcgca from Bicyclus anynana chromosome 20, ilBicAnyn1.1, whole genome shotgun sequence includes the following:
- the LOC112058023 gene encoding store-operated calcium entry regulator STIMATE — encoded protein: MNNSSDYSTIIWSEPHCSKDALTDTYGWFMQFLLAVLAFTCLIGKRFCEPRYARRPWLIWFYDTSKQGLGAFLIHAANVWLSPYLTGNPCTWYIVNFMLDSTLGLLIIWAGIRLAQHCARVYDIPLINFGEYGKPPMCSAWICQCVLYAALATFAKSILALVLRLPPVVAVLSTLRLSPVSDPRLELAVVMLIIPFFINILIFWVTDNFLMYRPRGVNSKIKTKVRYQSIKKEKSGSEDEEQSADERLLAANV